The Mangrovibacillus cuniculi sequence AATGCGCTTAACCACATTAAGCGTCTATTGAACGATCCAGAATTATTATTAATGGAGGCGTAATTCAATGGTAGTAGGAGATTTCCCAATCGAAACAGATACTCTCGTCGTAGGTGCTGGTCCTGGTGGATACGTAGCAGCAATCCGTGCGGCACAATTAGGTCAAAAAGTAACAATCGTAGAAAAAGGTAACTTAGGTGGAGTTTGTCTAAACGTTGGATGTATTCCTTCAAAAGCTCTTATCTCAGCTGCTCACCGCTATGAAACAGCTCAACATTCAGAAGACATGGGGATTAAAGCAGAGAACGTAACTGTTGATTTCTCTAAAGTTCAAGAATGGAAAGCTGGCGTAGTAAAAAAATTAACAGGCGGAGTTGAAGGTCTGTTAAAAGGTAATAAAGTTGAAATCGTTCGTGGAGAAGCTTTCTTTGTAGATTCTACTAACGTAAAAGTTATGGATGAAAAGAGCTCTCAAACGTACAAATTCAAAAACGCTATCCTAGCAACTGGTTCTCGTCCAATCGAGATCAAAGGATTCAAATATTCTGAGCGTGTACTTGATTCTACTGGTGCATTATCACTTAAAGAAATCCCTGAAAAATTAGTTGTAATCGGTGGCGGATATATCGGTACAGAACTTGGAACTGCTTATGCTAACTTTGGCACAAAAGTAACGATCCTAGAAGGTACTGATGAAATTCTAGGTGGATTCGAAAAGCAAATGACTGCAGTAGTGAAAAAGAACCTGAAGAAAAAAGGTGTTGACATCATTACGAATGCAATGGCAAAAGGCGTGGAAGAATCTGCTGATGGTGTTGTCGTTTCTTATGAAGCGAAAGGTGAAACGCTAACTGTAGAAGCTGATTATGTTCTAGTTACAGTTGGACGTCGTCCTAACACGGATGACCTAGGACTTGAACAAGCTGGTGTGGAATTAACGGAGCGTGGCTTAGTTAAAATCGACAAGCAGTGTCGTACAAACGTTTCTAACATCTTTGCAATCGGTGATATCGTAGAAGGACCACCACTAGCTCATAAAGCTTCTTACGAAGGTAAGATTGCTGCTGAGGTAATCGGTGGCCACCCTGCAGAAATCGATTACTTAGGAATTCCTGCAGTATGTTTCACAGAGCCAGAATTAGCTTCTGTAGGATACTCAGAAAAAGAAGCGAAGGATGAAGGAATTGAAGTTGTTGCAGCTAAATTCCCATTCGCAGCTAACGGTCGTGCTCTTGCACTTAACCAAACAGATGGCTTCTTAAAATTAGTAACGCGTAAAGAAGATGGACTAGTAATCGGTGCTCAAATCGCTGGTACTGGCGCGTCTGATATGATTGCTGAACTTGGATTAGCGATTGAAGCAGGTATGACTGCTGAAGATATCGCTATGACAATCCATGCTCATCCAACTCTTGGTGAGATTTCTATGGAAGCAGCTGAAATTGCAATTGGTATGCCAATTCACGTTGTAAAATAATGTAGTTTGGGCTTGTAGAGTTTATCTCTGCAAGCCCTTTTTGTGTGACCAGTAACAACTCATCGCCCGCCTTGAGATGAGCCTCCACTTCTTACTTTAACGAGATAGAGCATGAATCTATACTTTTAGCATGACAATCAATATAATTATTACTAAAAAGGAGGGGATAGTATGAAAAAAGTGTTAGTTTTAGGAGGTACAAGTTTCTTTGGTAAAAGGTTAGTACAGTTGTTAATAGATGAGGGAAAAGAAGTAACTATCGCAACTAGGGGACGCACACAAGATTCGTTTGGTGAGACCATAAAGAGGTTAACTATTGATCGAGAAGATAAATCTAGCTTGATCCAAGCATTTAAAGGACGACAATGGGATGTAGTCTATGATCAATCTTGTTTTTCGCCAGTAGAAATGCGCTATTCGTGTGATGCGCTAAAGGATAAAGTAAAGCGTTATGTTTTCACTTCTACCATGGCTGTCTATGAATTTGGTATACAGCGGAAAGAAGACGAATTTAATCCAAATACCTATACATATATTTATAAAAATAGAGGGGACTATAAAGGGTATGAAGGGTATCAAGAAGCGAAGAGAGCTGCTGAAGCCCATTTGTTTACCCAAACAGACTTTGATAGTGTAGCAGTTAGATTTCCTATTGTAGTTGGGAAAGATGACTATACAAACAGGTTGAAAAATCATGTAATGAAAGTGAAAAATAATCAGGATATCGGCATAGAGTCTTTACAAAATAGATATAGTTTTATTTTGTCAAAGGAAGCTGCTAAGTTTTTATACCATATGGGAGAGTCTACATTTATTGGACCAATAAATGCTGGGGCTAAAAATGATATTTCAATGGATCAATTGATTACGAAAATAGAAGAAATTTTGAAAAAAGAGGCTCGTGTTACTACGGCCATCACTAGTGAAAATGTATCTCCCTATGCATTAGGGGGTTCTTGGTCCATTCACACAGGATTAGTAAATAGTTTAGGGATGGATTTTTCTGATTGTGAACGTATGTTAGAAGAGTTAATTTCCTATTATGTCCAACAGGAGGTTTAAATAGCATCTTCTAGAGCCTCTTTTACTATTTTTTCTATCGTTTTCTTCTCTAGATCACCGTTAATCTTTAGTAGTACTGCATTATCTTTCATAATTAGCAACGTTGGTGCTTCTGAAATATTAAATGATCTAAATTCTTGACGGTTTGAGTCGTCATAAAACACTGTCATAGATTGGAATGGCTCTGGATACGTTTCTTTTAGGTTAATTAGTGCATCGTAGTAGGGGGTTTCTTCAGAATAACTTTTTTCACTGCTAAAAAAGTAAGCTTTTACACCTTGAGGATTATGTAGAGTATTTTGTTGGAAGCCTACACAACCGCTTGTTAAGATAATCAGTAAAAATAGGATCGTTTTTTTCATATTATCTCTCCTAGTTTAAGGAAATGGTTACTGTTATTTTATCATTGAAAGTGTCGAAAAACGGCGTTTTAAACGAAATGTCATACAATTGATATTTTAGTAAGAGGTTATTAATAGTATGACACAATATTAAAATATGTTATACAATTTTGTTGATATTTCTTCTGCTCTTGCATATAATCAAATTAGAAAGCGATTACATCACAACGAGATAAGGGGAGATAATCATGGTCATTATCATTTGTCAGCATTGTGAAGATACGGTGGATCATATCGAAGGGGAAAATACGCAGGTGTTATATGCAGCACATACAGACTGTTGCCAAGGGAAATGTCATGAGGAAAGAGATTTTCGTAGATAAATAGATAACTAGATATATAGTGACTGCAGTACAAATTCTTTCAAAAATCTAATGCTAATCATAAAAAAACAGGTGAGAATTAAAAATCCACCTGTTTTTTTATATAAAGATTAATTTTATTCAAGAATGTTTTGATACTAATTATTATCGAATAGCTCGACGCTCTTTAATGACACGTAATGTTTTTAGAGTGTGATCTTCCGGTCCTTGGACAGGTAAACCAACTTCAATATTTTTTTGAATGTAATGGAGATTTTCTTCAGTAATGATTTCACCTGGGATAAAGATTGGAATACCAGGTGGATACACCATTACAAACTCAGCAATGATACGACCTACAGATTCTTCAAAAGGAACTACTTCTGTAGAAGCATAGAACGCATCTCTTGGACTTAGAGCCAATACAGGTATATCAGGTAGCAATACCGCATCAAAGGAAGTTTCCTTTACTTGGTCTTGGCAAGTGTCGGAAAGCTCTTGTAAGGCTTGTATTAACTTTTCCCCATCTTCCATTGTGTCACCAGGTGTTACGATACATAAAATGTTATTTAAGTCAGACATCTCTACTTCAATTGTATACTTTTCACGTAACCACTTTTCTGCATCATAACCTGTTATTCCAAGATTTTTAATGGAAATGATAAGTTTCGTTGGATCTAAGTCATACGTTGACTTTGTGCCTAAGATTTCTTCCCCCACACAAGAAATGTGGTTTATTTCATTTATTCTAATTCTTAGTTGCTCCGCTAATTGAATAGCCTTTTCCGCTAGTTCATAACCATGAATGGCAAGTTGTCTTCTCGCAGTATCTAATGAAGCTAACAAAAGATAAGAAGTGGAGGTAGTAGTCAGCATACTTAATATGGATTGGACTCTCTTAGGTGACACTAAGCCTTCTTTTAAATTTAAAATAGAACTTTGCGTCATGGACCCACCAAGTTTATGAACAGAAGTAGCGGCCATATCAGCTCCTGCTTGCATTGCAGATAGAGGAAGCTTGTCATGGAAGTGAATGTGAACGCCATGAGCTTCATCTACTAAAACAGGAATTTCGTACTCATGAGCAAGTTCTACAATTCGTTTTAAATCCGCAGCCACACCGAAATAAGTGGGGTTAATAACTAGTAACCCTTTTGCGTCTGGATGTTCCTCAAGTGCTCTAGAAACGGCGTCTACTGTGATGCCATGTGAGATACCTAGCTCTGCATCTACCTCAGGGTGAATGAAAATGGGAACAGCCCCTGAAAAGACAATAGCAGACATAACGCTTTTATGGACGTTTCTTGGCACAATAATTTTTTCGCCTGGTCCACAAACAGCCATAACCATCGTCATAATAGCACCACTAGTTCCTTGAACGGAAAAGAATGTATGGTCTGCACCAAAAGCTTCTGCAGCTAATTGTTGAGCCTCTTTTATCATCCCTTTTGGTTGATGAAGGTCATCTAATGGAGCGATATTAATTAGATCAATAGATAAAGCGTTATCTCCGATGAAAGAACGGAACTCATTGTCCATACCAGTTCCCTTTTTGTGACCTGGGATATGGAATTGAGTAGGATTTTTTTCAGCGTGTGCTAGAAGTCCTGAAAATAATGGAGTTTGCTGTTGATTTGACAATTCATACTACACCTCTTTTTTTAAGTATATATAGAAGGAAATGGGTACTAAGAAAGCGAAGTGTTTTCTTAACGCCAAGTTCTTATTCTTTTAAAAAACAAATGAATTATAGCATTAAACGATACAGATGCATAGCAAATTATAAACTGTGTGAGGAGAAAGTATAATGAGAACAAAAGTAACTGAACTATTGTCTATCGAGTTTCCTGTTATACAGGGTGGTTTGGCTCATTTAGCTTATCATGAATTAGCCTCTGCTGTTAGTAACGCAGGTGGATTGGGGCAACTAACTGCGATGTCTATGGAAGGGCCAGCACAATTAGAAAGAGAAATAAGACTAGTAAAGCAAAGAACCTCAAAACCA is a genomic window containing:
- a CDS encoding NAD-dependent epimerase/dehydratase family protein, producing MKKVLVLGGTSFFGKRLVQLLIDEGKEVTIATRGRTQDSFGETIKRLTIDREDKSSLIQAFKGRQWDVVYDQSCFSPVEMRYSCDALKDKVKRYVFTSTMAVYEFGIQRKEDEFNPNTYTYIYKNRGDYKGYEGYQEAKRAAEAHLFTQTDFDSVAVRFPIVVGKDDYTNRLKNHVMKVKNNQDIGIESLQNRYSFILSKEAAKFLYHMGESTFIGPINAGAKNDISMDQLITKIEEILKKEARVTTAITSENVSPYALGGSWSIHTGLVNSLGMDFSDCERMLEELISYYVQQEV
- a CDS encoding aminotransferase class I/II-fold pyridoxal phosphate-dependent enzyme, whose product is MSNQQQTPLFSGLLAHAEKNPTQFHIPGHKKGTGMDNEFRSFIGDNALSIDLINIAPLDDLHQPKGMIKEAQQLAAEAFGADHTFFSVQGTSGAIMTMVMAVCGPGEKIIVPRNVHKSVMSAIVFSGAVPIFIHPEVDAELGISHGITVDAVSRALEEHPDAKGLLVINPTYFGVAADLKRIVELAHEYEIPVLVDEAHGVHIHFHDKLPLSAMQAGADMAATSVHKLGGSMTQSSILNLKEGLVSPKRVQSILSMLTTTSTSYLLLASLDTARRQLAIHGYELAEKAIQLAEQLRIRINEINHISCVGEEILGTKSTYDLDPTKLIISIKNLGITGYDAEKWLREKYTIEVEMSDLNNILCIVTPGDTMEDGEKLIQALQELSDTCQDQVKETSFDAVLLPDIPVLALSPRDAFYASTEVVPFEESVGRIIAEFVMVYPPGIPIFIPGEIITEENLHYIQKNIEVGLPVQGPEDHTLKTLRVIKERRAIR
- a CDS encoding GapA-binding peptide SR1P; this translates as MVIIICQHCEDTVDHIEGENTQVLYAAHTDCCQGKCHEERDFRR
- the lpdA gene encoding dihydrolipoyl dehydrogenase, with the protein product MVVGDFPIETDTLVVGAGPGGYVAAIRAAQLGQKVTIVEKGNLGGVCLNVGCIPSKALISAAHRYETAQHSEDMGIKAENVTVDFSKVQEWKAGVVKKLTGGVEGLLKGNKVEIVRGEAFFVDSTNVKVMDEKSSQTYKFKNAILATGSRPIEIKGFKYSERVLDSTGALSLKEIPEKLVVIGGGYIGTELGTAYANFGTKVTILEGTDEILGGFEKQMTAVVKKNLKKKGVDIITNAMAKGVEESADGVVVSYEAKGETLTVEADYVLVTVGRRPNTDDLGLEQAGVELTERGLVKIDKQCRTNVSNIFAIGDIVEGPPLAHKASYEGKIAAEVIGGHPAEIDYLGIPAVCFTEPELASVGYSEKEAKDEGIEVVAAKFPFAANGRALALNQTDGFLKLVTRKEDGLVIGAQIAGTGASDMIAELGLAIEAGMTAEDIAMTIHAHPTLGEISMEAAEIAIGMPIHVVK